The genomic region catggtttccagaacaaGGAACTTTAGATCTAAAGGATTGggaaaaaattggcaaagaattaaaacaagCAAATAGGGAAGGTAAAATCATCCCACTTACAGTATGGAATGATTGGGCCATTAATAAAGCAGCTTTAGAACCGTTTCAAACAGGAGAAGATAGCGTTTCAGTTTCTGATGCCCCTGAAAGCTGTGTAATAGATTGTGAAGAAGACGTAGGGACAGAATTCCAGAAAGGAACGGAAAGTTCACATTGTAAATATGTAGCAGAGTCTGTAATCGCTCGGTCAATGCAAAATGTTGACTTAAACAAGTAAGGGTTATTTGCCTCAGGGCCTGGGAAAAAAATTCATGGACCCAGGAACCACCTGCCCGTCTTTTAATTCAATTACACAAGGCTCTAAAGAGCCCTACCCTGACTTTGTGGCAAGATTGCACGGTGCCGCTCCAAAATCTATTACAGATGATAACACCCAAAAGGTTATTGTAGAATTAATGGCCTATGAAAAGACAAATCCAGAATGTCAATTGGCCGTAAAGCCATGTTGACTACAATCAATTACAGGACGTAATATATCCTGAATCATCAAAATTGGGGGGAAAAGCTCCAGAATTACTGGGGCCATCAGAGTCTAAACCACAGTGGCCAACTCCTCCTCCCGTGGTTCAGATACCTGTAACATTACAACCTCAAACGCAGGTTAGACAAGTACAAACCCCAAGAGAATATCAAATAGAAAAGGATAGTCTCTATCTCGGCAATGCCAATCCAGATACAGTATCCACAATATCAGCCAGTAGAAAATAAAACCCAACCGCCGTTAGCTTATCAATACTGGCTGCCAGCCGAGCTTCAGTATTGGCTGCCTCCAGAGGTCCAATACAGACCTCAAGTGGTGTGTCCCGTGCCAAATTGCACGGCATCGTACAAGCAACCCATGGCGGTGGTGTTTAATGCATCGGCACCACAGGGCGCGGCGCTGTGTCCTCAGCCGCCCACTATGAGACTTAATCCaacagcaccacctagtggaCAAGGTAGCACACTGCACGCGGTCATTGATGAAGCTAGAAAACAGGGAGATCTTGAGGCGGGGCAGTTCCTGGTAATTTTACAACCGGTACCGGCCAGGGAAGGGGCTCCAGCAGGAGCACCTGCGGTGGCTAATGCTAGATATGAACGCTTCACCATGAAAATgttaaaagacatgaaggaaggaGTTAAACAATATGGACCAAACTCACCTTCTATGAGAACATTATTAGATTCCATTGCTCCAGCAGGAGTTGATGTCGTTACAGAATATGTGAAGGCTTGTAATGGGATTGGAGGAGCCATGCATAAAGCTATCCTAATGGCTCAAGCAATGACTGGGGTTGCTTTAGGAGGACAAGTTAGAACATTTGGGggaaaatgttataattgtgGCCAAATTGGTCATCTAAAAAAGAATTGCCCGGCTAGCTCAGTCAGTAGATCATGAGACTCTTAATCTCAGGGTCGTGGGTTCACGCCCCACACTGGGCGCCAGGTGAAGgaggcctgcccctccacacctatGGGTATTTCTTGTCAGGTGGAGatgagactgagaaaagaaataagacacagagacaaagtatataGAAAACAGTGGGCCCAGGAGATGGGCACTCAATGTGCGAGGACCCGCACTGGcgctggtctctgagttccctcagtatttactgATGACTATTTTTACTATCTGGGCAAGGGGAGTGTGGCAGGGCAACAGGGTGatggtggggagaaggtcagcagggaaacatgtgagcaaaggaatctgtatCATGAAGAAGTTCAAGGAACGGTACTGTGTCTGGATGTGCATGTAGGCCAGATTTGTGTTTCACTTCACACAAACATCTCAGTGTAGCAAAGAGTAACAcagcagtattgctgccagcgTATCTTGCCTCCAGCCACAGggtggttttctcctatctcagaatagaaCGAATGGTcggctttacaccgagacatgCCATTCCCAGGGACGAGCAGGGGACAGAAACCTTCCTCTTACCTTAACTGCAAAGAGGTTTCCCTCTTTCActcctcctcctcagcacagacccttcacaggtgtcaggctgggggatggtaaggtctttcctttcccatgaggccatatctcaggctgtctcagtcgggggaaaccttggacaatacctagGCTTTCTTGGGCGGAgctccctgtggctttccacagtgcattgtgtccctggtTAATGGCAAATGGCGGTGACTTTTACCAGGCATACTGTCTGCAAAcatattgttaacaaggcacatcctgcacagccttaaatccattaaaccttgattcagtacagcacatgtttctgtgagcacagggttggggttAAAGTTACAGATTAACGGCATCACAAAGCAGACCAATTTTTCTTcgtacagatcaaaatggagtttcttatgtcttcctttcctacatagacacagtaacaatctgatctctctctcttttccccacacaAAAAGCCCCACCCTACACCATGACTGCCACTGACtgcccccaggcccccaccccagccctgtgcTGGTTCCCCATTATCTGACCTTTCTGCCTCTCCAGGCTGGAACCCGTGGTGACCTCAGAATTCTCCACACACCACCACAGCCCCGTCCCCGACCAGCCGAGGCAGCAACAGCAACAGCTCCGGCACAAGGTGGCTGCCACTGTGGGGCCCTGGTATCTCCTGAAGTGGGGGTGGCCTGGGGCCTCCAGGCTAGGATAGGGACTGGGCCTGCCTGAGCCCAGAAAGGgctttctgcctcccaggccgtGATGTGGTGCTGTCCTCTGGAAAGGGCTCTGCGCACCAGGCCCACATGCCTGAGACAGGTGCCTGGCGTCCTGATGAAGCACATGGTTTCCAAAAAGGTCCTGACAAGTCCCTGGGCATCTGAGCAGAAACGGGTCTCAGCTTCCCGCCTCTTCAGCCTCAAGTGTATCACAGGTGTCTGTGCCTCACTATCCTCGTCTATAACTGGGTCAATAAGAATGTTCTGCCGTCATAACGTAGGGACTGGAGGGGGGACTGGAAACGCGGGTGGAAACCCTTCGTCCGTGCTCAGCATGTGGCTGAGCTCTTAATCCATTAGTCACTCTGATGGCCCCTTGTGGAGGGTGTTTATTGTGCAcattttccagatggggaaaGTGGGGTTGGATGGGGCTGACGTACCTAAGGATGCCAGGAGAGGAACTGGCAGAGCAGAAGCCTAGTTCCATCAGGCCCCCTGCCAGTCTTGGCCCCAGCGAGCAGTGAGGCAGCTCCATctgccccacctccctcccagatccACGTCTAGAGTCCCCCAAGGGCTTCCACCACTGACAGGATTTTGCTTCCTTCCTTAGGAcggaaccactgcactccaggttccTTGCTGGGTACTGAGCGTGGCCTGAGGGACAGGCCCTGGGTCCCGGGATGCCCCTGCCCGAGCCCAGCGAGCAGGAGGGCGAGAGTGTGAAGGCCGGCCAGGAGCCATCCCCCAAGCCAGGCACGGACGTCATCCCGGCAGCCCCCAGGAAGCCCAGGGAGTTCTCCAAACTGGTCCTGCTCACAGCCTCCAACCAAGATGAGGATGGGGTGGGATCCAAGCCCCAGGAAGTGCACTGCGTCCTGTCCCTGGAGATGGCTGGCCCCGCCACCCTCGCCAGCACCTTGCAGATCCTGCCGGTTGAGGAGCAGGGAGGGGTGGTCCAGCCAGCCCTAGAGATGCCTGAACAGAAGTGCAGCAAGCTGGATGCAGGTGAGGTGTGGCTTCCCGCCCCTGCCCAGCCACCCCGTGGGTTCCAGCGCTCCCAGCAGGCCCTGTACACCCTGCTTCAAGCATAGTGTCTTGTCCTTGCTCCAAGCTGAGCCTCTTGGTCTCTGATCCTGAGCGTGTCCCAGGCTGGTGTGATGATCACAGTCAGGTACCAGGAGCTCATGGGAGTTGCAGTGACGTGCAGAATTCCTTCAGCTCCCTACAAACATCCACTAccacccccaaaataaaaaccaGCCCTGAGAGTCTGGGCTTCTTGCttgggagcaggaggagaaggcACCTGCCACACTCAGGACCCCCACGCCCTCCCTGGCTCTCTGTGCCTGCGACCTTGAGCTTTGCTCTAGCTTAGCTAACCtagccttccccttcccccagcagCCCCTCAGTCCCTGGAGTTCCTGAGGACACCATTCGGGGGCCGCCTCCTGGTGCTGGAGTCCTTCCTGTACAAGCAGGAGAAGGCAGTGGGGGACAAGGTGTACTGGAAGTGCCGCCAGCATGCTGAGCTGGGCTGCCGGGGCCGGGCCATCACCCGAGGCCTGCGGGCCACAGTGATGCGGGGCCACTGCCACACGCCCGATGAGCAAGGCCTGGAGGCCCGGCGCCAGAGGGAGAAACtgcccagcctggccctgccaGAGGGCTTGGGAGAGCCCCAGGGTCCTGAGGGCCCTGAGGGCCCTGGAGGCCGAGTGGAGGAGCCCCTGGAGGGGGTGGGCCCGTGGCAGTGCCCTGAGGAGCCCGAGCCCACTCCTGGGCTGGTGCTGAGCAAGCcggccctggaggaggaggcggcaCCCCGAGCCCTGTCACTGCTGAGCCTGCCGCCCAAGAAGCGCTCGATCCTGGGGCTGGGTGAGTACAATCCACTCCCCTGCTGCGTCCACTCGGGGCAGGGGACCCGAGGGCCCTTCCTGAGCCCAAATAGAAATGTGGGGTCCCACAGggtcttttaaaatgtactcaaagctaaaatgacttttaaaaatataaatgtggccgggcacagtagctcatgcctgtaatcccagcactttgggaggccaaggcggacggattatgaggtcaggagttcgagatcagcctgatcaacatggtgaaaccctgtctctactaaaaatacaaaacttagccaggcatgctggtgcgcacctgtaatcccagctactcaggaggctgaggcaggagaatcgcttgaacccaggaggcagaggttgcagtaagcccagatcgctccactgtattccagcctggtgacagagcgagactccatctcaaaaaaaaaaaaaaaaaaacaattttatatatacatacgtgtgtgtgtatatatatatacgtgtgtatatatgtatacatatatacatacatatatacatacatatatatacacacacacacacatatatatatatatagtggctcacgcctgtaatcccagcactttgggaggccaaggcaggtgcatcacctgaggtcaggagttcgagaccagcctgaccaacatggtgaaaccccatctctactaaaaataaaaaattagctgggcatggtggcagatgcctgtaatcccagctattcgggatgctgaggcaagagaatcggttggacccaggaggcagaggttgcagtgagccaagattgcaccattgcaccattgcactccagactgggcaacagagcaagactctgtctcagtaaaaaaaaaaaaaaaaatacataaatgtgggctgggcacagtggtcatgcctataatcctagcactttgggaggctggggcaggaggatcgcttgagccgaggagttcaagaccagcctggccaatacaatgagaccccatatctacaaaaaatcagccagctgttgtggtgtgcgcctgtggtctcagccacttgggagactgaggtgggaggatcacttaagctagggagattgaggctgcagtgagccgggatcacgccactgccctccagcctggacaagagacctggaccctgtctcaaaaaaaaaaaaaaaatcagaattttatcTGGTTCCCAGGCAATTCTGGTGTCCATTAAGTTCAGGAAAGACacctaggccgggtgcagtggctcatgcctgtaatctcagcactttcggaggctgaggtgggcggatcatgaggtcagaagttcaagaccagcctggccaacatagtgaaaccctgtctctactaaagatacaaaaaactagccaggagaggctgggcgcgttggctcacgcctgtaatcccagcactttgggaggtcgaggtgggcggatcacgaggtcaggagatcgagaccatcctggctaacacagtgaaaccctgtctctactaaaaaaatacaaaaaaaatttagccaggcgtggtggcaggtgcctgtagtcccagctactcgggaggctgaggcaggacaatggcgtgaacctgggaggcggagcttgccgtgggccaagatcgtgccactgcactccagcctgggcaaaagagtaagactctatctcaaaaaaaaaaaaaaaaaaaaaaaaaattagctgggcgtggtggcgcctgcaatcgcagttactcgggaggctgaggcagaattgcttggaggcggaggttgcagtgagccaagatcgagccattgtactccagcctgggcgacgtggcaggaccctgtctcaaaaaaaaaaaaaagatggctggTGAGAGAGTCTTGGGTTTTGGGTCCTAGGTTCAAATTTCAGCCCTCCCTGATGGTAGCTCTGTAGCCTCAGAaaattggcttcatttctggagtTTCAGGAGCTTTATCCTAAGGTGGCTGTGATAACCTGGATTGTTGTGTAAATTGCACATTTGGGGCTTGGCAAGTGGCAGATGGGAGTTCTGGCTGTTTTATTACCAGTAATTGGGAGACAGGCTTGGGTTCGAGGAGGCCACGTGCCTCCTGACCCAGCCTTAAGGATCTGAGGTGGCCCCTGCCCTGGGCACctggggtgggaagggaggggcagggaaCAGGGAGAATTATTTTTCACTGTGATCTTTTCGAACCATTTGAATGTATTATACCTTGTGTGTTTTATTCAAAAATGGGTAGATTTCTTAAACCCTAAAAAAAATATGAGCAGGAGTGACAGAAAACAGAGACCACTGCGTCCGAGTCCAGGTTGGCCCCTCCCAGTGTAACCCTGATGCAACATTGAGCAGGCCTGAGCTGGGGTGACCTCACTGACCGCTAGGAGAGGAATGAGACTCTCCTCTGGGTCACTCGGTGGTAGGGGTGAGCTGGGGTGGCCTCACTGACCGCTAGGAGAGGAATGAGACTCTCCTCCGCGTCGCTTGGTGGTAGGGGTTCAGTGGGAATGGGTTTGGGGCCTCTGACATACCTGGCTCAGGAAGCCAGGGTAAATTTCAGCCTTAAAGGAGAAAGGCTCTTGTCAGCCCCCAGAGTCTGCAGGGGCTGTCCCTCCTGGGCTCCTCTCCACCCCTGGTGATGTGACCACTTGGGTCCCTCCTCTAGGACAGGCCCGGCCCCTCGAGTTCCTGAGGACGTGCTACGGGGGCAGCTTCCTGGTACACGAGTCGTTCCTCTACAAGCGGGAGAAGGCTGTCGGGGACAAGGTGTATTGGACCTGCCGGGACCAGGCACTGCATGGCTGCCGGAGCCGGGCCATCACCCAGGGACAGCGGGTGACTGTGATGCGTGGGCACTGCCACCAGCCCGATGTGGAGGGCCTGGAAGCCCGGCGGCAGCAGGAGAAGGCCGTGGAGACGCTGCAGGCGGGGCAGGACGGCCCTGGGAGCCAAGTGGACACACTGCTCCGAGGCGTGGATAGTTTGCTCTACCGCAGGGGTCCGGGTCCCCTGACTCTCAGCAGGTCTCGGCCCAGAAAGCGAGCAAAGGTCGAAGACCAGGAGCTGCCAGCCCAGCCCGAGGCCCCAGACGAGCACCAGGACATGGACGCAGACCCTGGTGAGCTGCCTTCCTTTGGGGCTCACCGGCCCACTGCCTTGACTCTTGCCTCCAGAGGtccagggagggaagggggtgCGATCAGGCCTacccagcccctgccccctcccctgacTGCCTCTTGAACCTCCCCAGGAGGCCCTGAGTTCCTGAAGACGCCCCTGGGGGGCAGCTTCCTGGTGTACGAGTCCTTCCTCTACCGGCGGGAGAAGGCGGCTGGGGAGAAGGTGTATTGGACCTGCCGGGACCAGGCCCGCATGGGCTGCCGCAGCCGCGCCATCACCCAGGGCCGACGGGTGACTGTCATGCGTGGTCACTGCCACCCGCCCGACCTGGGAGGCCTGGAGGCCCTGAGGCAGCGGGAGAAACGCCCCAACACGGCGCAGCGGGGGAGCCCAGGTACCTGGGGGTGGGCTGGGAGCTGGGCCCCAggaagcaggcaggagccccacacTGCCTTTCCCTCTCCACGCTGCGGGTCCCCCTGGCAAACGTCCTCTTCCCTTCTTTGAACATCCTAGAAGGAACTATGGCCCTGGCCTCCTACTCCTTGGCCCCCTGATGCCGCTTTCAATGGGTCTCACCTTACTGCTCAGCCCAGCCTCACCCTTCCAGCCTGACCTGCCCCACAGTAGCAGCAGCAGGGATAGACCTCCCTGCCCTCCTCTTACTACTATGAACTCTTAAGACAAACGGAGGACAAACGTTTGTCTTAAGAGTTCATAGTAGTAATAGAGGGTGTTGACTGCACATGGTCAGTCTCGTTGCTATGGTGGAAGGCTGTCTTAACGTCTGAGTGGTTAAGGATCGAGGAGGTGATATTTACATGCAGCCGGTTTCTCCTCTCGGCCCGCTGTTCCATAGACACCCATAATGTCCTGAAACGCTGGCCCAAGGAGGGTCACGGCTGTCTCCATCTTTATCCACACGGTCGGCCCCCCGCAGTGCCTGGTGTTTTGACTTCACAACCACAGTTGCGTAAATGTCCCCATACCGTCTGGCTGAGGAGCCATTTCATCGTGGCCTCCTCCACTCACCTGCTCTTGCTTCACGCCCCGAGGCGCTGGCCTCTCTTTCCAGTGGCTCTTCCGGATCCTGCAGCTTTTGGGTCATGTGAGTTGCCTCATGGCCGTAAAGTTCTCTCGGACTTGAGAGCTGtgattgtctttctctttttgttccaTCTCCAGAGAGACAGTGCTGCGAGGTATGCAGCGGTCCCCGCCTCGTCCTCACCCCCGCTGCTGACCCCACAAGTAACTAAGCAATTGTTTCTTAGGGTCTTGGCTGCCCTGTTTCCTAAAATGTGCCTCCACTACTATTAATTggtttttccatttccttgtcaGCTACTCAGTGCACTTCTtgcacaggctttttttttttttgagatggagtcttgctttatcacccaggctggagtgcagtggcgtgatcttggctcactgcaacctccgcctcccgggttcaagcaattctcctgtctcagcctcctgagtagctgggattacaggcgcctgccacctcgcccagctatttttgtatatttagcagagacagagttttaccatgttggccaggctggtctcaaactcccaacctcaggtgatctgcccgcctcggcctcccaaagtgctgggattacaggcgtgagccaccatacccggccacgTTTGGTTTTACTTTAGCCTAGAAACCTGCTCGCGGCTGACTGGGGGGTGCTCTGTGGTCCCATCTTCCTAACACAgctctgtcttctctgtggggTGGCAGCTGCTGCGTTTGTTTGCCTGCTTTTGTGTGTCCAGGTCGACCCCACCTGGATCCGATCATCCACCACCGTAGGTTGCTGGAACCTCCCAGTGCAGCCTGGCCTGGGGGCAGAGGCCGGCCCCGCTGTCCCTCGGGGTTCGCTGTGCTGACTCCCTGCTTCTGGGcctgcctttctctttcttggttttctttataattttgtggTTTGGAGAAGTCCTGCCTCCCGTCGTTTCCTGGGCCAGTCCCGGGAGGTAGCACGTTGAGGCCTTTCATGTCTGAAATGTCTGTCGCTTCCCTCCGCCGGAGGGGCAGCCTGGCCTCCGTGGTGTCACAGGTGCAGAGCCTGCCCCTGAACGTCCCTGCAGCTTTTGCGTGACTGATCCTCTGTGTGCCGTCAGCTTTGCTTGAGGTTTTAGGGTCTTTGCTCCCTCCCAGCTGTACCTGGCTGTGCTGGGGGCCTTTTTAGGCTTTGGGCTTGTGTCCTTCATCGTGGGGTCATCCTCTCGTGCTCTTTGTTAACTTCCCCATCATCATCCCTTTCTGTTGCTCCTGTTAATCAGATGTTGATCCTCCCAGATGAGggcggctttttttttttttttttttttttttgagacagtttcactcttgttgcccaggctggagtgtagtggcgtggtcttggctcactgcaacctctgtctcccaggttcaagtgattttcctgtctcagccttctgagtagctgggattacaggtgcacaccaccacgcccagctaattttttgtatttttttagtagagacggggtttcaccatgttggccaggctggtcttgaattcctgacctcgtgatccgcccgcctcggcctcccaaagtgctgggattacaggcgtgagccaccgtgcgcagcCCCTTGCTGGATGTTTTCATCCGTGTGGAAGGGGATAAAGCGTGCCCCATGGTCACACCACCCCCTCCCGTGGCCTGGGGTCCCCACCTTCCTCCTGACCTCTTCTGTCTCACGGTCCCCAGGCTCCTGTGCTGCTGTGCCCCTCAGGGTCCTCCTGCCTCCCGAGCCTCCCTGCTCCACATGGCCCCTGCCCAGCCCTCTCCATCCCTCTTGAAGGTAGTTCCACAGCCAGACACCCTCCCGCCCCCTGCTGGCCTCTCCTCTAGGGCTTGCTacccacccccatcccctgcTTCCACTGCCACCTGATGTGTCCACGATGCCCCAGGCCGCCTCCCCACCTCTGTGGCCCCTGAGCCTGCACGGAGGAAAGGGTATCCTCTGGGCAAGGCACAGCCACCCGCCAGGTCCTCCCTCTCACCACATCCAGGACAGTGGACGCTGCTCCCTGCCTCTTCCTCACAGTCCTGGGGTCACCCCTCTCAGCCCCATCCAGCTCCTGAGCAGCTTTGTCCCCAGAGGGCCCCGGGTCATTCCTCTGACCAACCAGGCACGGCGCACCCTGCATGCAAGCCTGGGCGGGTGCTGGGGATGGACGAGTGACGCAGCAGACACTGCCTCCCTGAAGGCATGGCAAGGTGGGACGCTTGGCCTCCACCTGCAGGGGCCTTACCTGACCAGTCCCCAGCTTCAGGAGGGGGACCCCAGCAGCTGGAGCCCCAGCAGAGTTGGGGGGATGGTGGCATCTGTGTCCTGGGCTCCGGGGCCACGCTGATCTGGGCTCTGAGAGCCAGTGTCCGCTGCTCCTCCCCTCCCATTTCTCAACAGGAGGCCCCGAGTTCCTGAAGACGCCCCTGGGGGGCAGCTTCCTGGTGTACGAGTCCTTCCTCTACCGGCGGGAGAAGGCGGCCGGGGAGAAGGTGTATTGGACCTGCCGGGACCAGGCCCGCATGGGCTGCCGCAGCCGCGCCATCACCCAGGGCCGGCGGGTCATGGTCATGCGCAGGCACTGCCACCCACCGGACCTGGGCGGCCTGGAGGCCCTGCGGCAGCGGGAGCACTTCCCCAACCTGGCGCAGTGGGACAGCCCAGGTGCGTGTGGAGGGTGCTGGGCTGGGTCTGCCTGGTCTCCCAGGACCTGTGCCCCACACGCTGGCTGGAGGCTGCCCGTGGGATGTTGCGTGTTGTGCATGGTGGTCTGACAGCCTGGGCCATAAACTCCCCAAGGGCAGGAGGCTCCATCTGCGGGCTCCGAGCTCCTGCAGCTGGTCCTCTGGGTAGTGGGGACTGGCTGTTGGAGGTAGAAACCCACTCAGCTCTCTAGAGGAAGAGGGTGGCGGCCAGGGGTGGCACTGGCAGCCACAGAGAGTGCTTGGCATCTGCTGACGGGCCGTACGGTGGATCCTGGACACTCTTGGTCTACCCCCACGCCACCCACATTGCTTCTAGTCTCACGGGGTTCTCTCTGGCCACCCCAACATCATGTGACCTTTTAGTTCAGCCTGTTAAAAGTCAGCTGCCAGCTGGCTGAGGGGTAGGTGGACAGGGAGCCAGGAGGCCCTGGTGCCCAGCCCAGAACCGctcagcccctgccctggggGATGCACCTGCAAGCATGAGGTCTGAGGGGTTGGGAGAGTCCTTCAGGAGCATTCAGGGTCCACTGCTTGCCAGGCCACCTGCCCAGGCATCCCCAGAGCCCTTGGAAAGGGCCAGCCAGCGTGGGAGTCGGGGCTGCAGGGCCCagaggggaggagggcagggaccACCATGCAGCCTGATAGGGGATCGCAGATTCCTGGTGGGGCCTGGCTGGGGGGTACAAATCAGACCCCCAACCCTGACACCCAGGCCCCTGTGGCCCCACTCACAGTGTCACTTTCCCTTTCAGATCCTCTCCGGCCCCTGGAGTTCCTGAGGACTTCCCTGGGGGGCAGGTTCCTGGTGCACGAGTCCTTCCT from Pan troglodytes isolate AG18354 chromosome 18, NHGRI_mPanTro3-v2.0_pri, whole genome shotgun sequence harbors:
- the FLYWCH1 gene encoding FLYWCH-type zinc finger-containing protein 1 isoform X2 produces the protein MPLPEPSEQEGESVKAGQEPSPKPGTDVIPAAPRKPREFSKLVLLTASNQDEDGVGSKPQEVHCVLSLEMAGPATLASTLQILPVEEQGGVVQPALEMPEQKCSKLDAAPQSLEFLRTPFGGRLLVLESFLYKQEKAVGDKVYWKCRQHAELGCRGRAITRGLRATVMRGHCHTPDEQGLEARRQREKLPSLALPEGLGEPQGPEGPEGPGGRVEEPLEGVGPWQCPEEPEPTPGLVLSKPALEEEAAPRALSLLSLPPKKRSILGLGQARPLEFLRTCYGGSFLVHESFLYKREKAVGDKVYWTCRDQALHGCRSRAITQGQRVTVMRGHCHQPDVEGLEARRQQEKAVETLQAGQDGPGSQVDTLLRGVDSLLYRRGPGPLTLSRSRPRKRAKVEDQELPAQPEAPDEHQDMDADPGGPEFLKTPLGGSFLVYESFLYRREKAAGEKVYWTCRDQARMGCRSRAITQGRRVTVMRGHCHPPDLGGLEALRQREKRPNTAQRGSPGGPEFLKTPLGGSFLVYESFLYRREKAAGEKVYWTCRDQARMGCRSRAITQGRRVMVMRRHCHPPDLGGLEALRQREHFPNLAQWDSPDPLRPLEFLRTSLGGRFLVHESFLYRKEKAAGEKVYWMCRDQARLGCRSRAITEGHRIMVMRSHCHQPDLAGLEALRQRERLPTTAQQEDPALRASSTRCVSLVLSASTREELLIQLFFLRKDSSSAVLQDMFS
- the FLYWCH1 gene encoding FLYWCH-type zinc finger-containing protein 1 isoform X1, producing the protein MPLPEPSEQEGESVKAGQEPSPKPGTDVIPAAPRKPREFSKLVLLTASNQDEDGVGSKPQEVHCVLSLEMAGPATLASTLQILPVEEQGGVVQPALEMPEQKCSKLDAAAPQSLEFLRTPFGGRLLVLESFLYKQEKAVGDKVYWKCRQHAELGCRGRAITRGLRATVMRGHCHTPDEQGLEARRQREKLPSLALPEGLGEPQGPEGPEGPGGRVEEPLEGVGPWQCPEEPEPTPGLVLSKPALEEEAAPRALSLLSLPPKKRSILGLGQARPLEFLRTCYGGSFLVHESFLYKREKAVGDKVYWTCRDQALHGCRSRAITQGQRVTVMRGHCHQPDVEGLEARRQQEKAVETLQAGQDGPGSQVDTLLRGVDSLLYRRGPGPLTLSRSRPRKRAKVEDQELPAQPEAPDEHQDMDADPGGPEFLKTPLGGSFLVYESFLYRREKAAGEKVYWTCRDQARMGCRSRAITQGRRVTVMRGHCHPPDLGGLEALRQREKRPNTAQRGSPGGPEFLKTPLGGSFLVYESFLYRREKAAGEKVYWTCRDQARMGCRSRAITQGRRVMVMRRHCHPPDLGGLEALRQREHFPNLAQWDSPDPLRPLEFLRTSLGGRFLVHESFLYRKEKAAGEKVYWMCRDQARLGCRSRAITEGHRIMVMRSHCHQPDLAGLEALRQRERLPTTAQQEDPALRASSTRCVSLVLSASTREELLIQLFFLRKDSSSAVLQDMFS
- the FLYWCH1 gene encoding FLYWCH-type zinc finger-containing protein 1 isoform X8 — protein: MPLPEPSEQEGESVKAGQEPSPKPGTDVIPAAPRKPREFSKLVLLTASNQDEDGVGSKPQEVHCVLSLEMAGPATLASTLQILPVEEQGGVVQPALEMPEQKCSKLDAAPQSLEFLRTPFGGRLLVLESFLYKQEKAVGDKVYWKCRQHAELGCRGRAITRGLRATVMRGHCHTPDEQGLEARRQREKLPSLALPEGLGEPQGPEGPEGPGGRVEEPLEGVGPWQCPEEPEPTPGLVLSKPALEEEAAPRALSLLSLPPKKRSILGLGQARPLEFLRTCYGGSFLVHESFLYKREKAVGDKVYWTCRDQALHGCRSRAITQGQRVTVMRGHCHQPDVEGLEARRQQEKAVETLQAGQDGPGSQVDTLLRGVDSLLYRRGPGPLTLSRSRPRKRAKVEDQELPAQPEAPDEHQDMDADPGGPEFLKTPLGGSFLVYESFLYRREKAAGEKVYWTCRDQARMGCRSRAITQGRRVTVMRGHCHPPDLGGLEALRQREKRPNTAQRGSPGGPEFLKTPLGGSFLVYESFLYRREKAAGEKVYWTCRDQARMGCRSRAITQGRRVMVMRRHCHPPDLGGLEALRQREHFPNLAQWDSPDPLRPLEFLRTSLGGRFLVHESFLYRKEKAAGEKVYWMCRDQARLGCRSRAITEGHRIMVMRSHCHQPDLAGLEALRQRERLPTTAQQEDPALRASSTRDIKDVRLDGESQ
- the FLYWCH1 gene encoding FLYWCH-type zinc finger-containing protein 1 isoform X4, with the protein product MPLPEPSEQEGESVKAGQEPSPKPGTDVIPAAPRKPREFSKLVLLTASNQDEDGVGSKPQEVHCVLSLEMAGPATLASTLQILPVEEQGGVVQPALEMPEQKCSKLDAAPQSLEFLRTPFGGRLLVLESFLYKQEKAVGDKVYWKCRQHAELGCRGRAITRGLRATVMRGHCHTPDEQGLEARRQREKLPSLALPEGLGEPQGPEGPEGPGGRVEEPLEGVGPWQCPEEPEPTPGLVLSKPALEEEAAPRALSLLSLPPKKRSILGLGQARPLEFLRTCYGGSFLVHESFLYKREKAVGDKVYWTCRDQALHGCRSRAITQGQRVTVMRGHCHQPDVEGLEARRQQEKAVETLQAGQDGPGSQVDTLLRGVDSLLYRRGPGPLTLSRSRPRKRAKVEDQELPAQPEAPDEHQDMDADPGGPEFLKTPLGGSFLVYESFLYRREKAAGEKVYWTCRDQARMGCRSRAITQGRRVTVMRGHCHPPDLGGLEALRQREKRPNTAQRGSPGGPEFLKTPLGGSFLVYESFLYRREKAAGEKVYWTCRDQARMGCRSRAITQGRRVMVMRRHCHPPDLGGLEALRQREHFPNLAQWDSPDPLRPLEFLRTSLGGRFLVHESFLYRKEKAAGEKVYWMCRDQARLGCRSRAITEGHRIMVMRSHCHQPDLAGLEALRQRERLPTTAQQEDPEKIQVQLCFKTCSPESQQIYGDIKDVRLDGESQ